GTCATGGATGTCGGTGCGGAAGATGTTCTCCTCGGACGTGGCGTCGAGGACGGCGGCGATGGGCGCGTGCCAGCCGCCGAAGCACTGGCGCAGGGCCTCGCGGGCGCGGCCGGGTTCATCCCGGACTCCCGCGGGGGCGTTCCGGGTGGCGTACCAGTACACCTCTCCGTGCCCCACGGGGACGATGCCGAAGCGGGCGCCGGGCCCCCAGCTCTCGCTGGCGTGGGTGGGGGGGGCCTGGGGCGGCCGCGTCGTCATGCCCCGCCAGCTCGTGTAGCCCGAGTAGCGCGTGACATCGCCCCACAGCGCCTGGCGCACCACGGAGTGGAGCCCGTCCGCGCCCACCAGCAGGTCTCCCGTGGCGGTGGTGCCATCCGACAAGCGCACCGTCACGCGCTCGCCGTCGTCGTGGAAGCCCGTCACCGCGCGTCCCGTGTGCACCTGTCCCTCCGCGAGCCCGGAGAGCAGGACCGCTTGCAGGCGGGAGCGGCGGATGGCGATGGCCGATTCTCCCAGCTCCCGTGCGAGCAGGCCGAGCTCCACGCGGGTGAGCACCCCGCCGGAGTCGGTGAGCGTGGCCAGGGAGGTGAGGGGCTGGCCCTCCTGGCTCACCGCCTCCGCCAGGCCGATGGAGCGCAGCGCCTTCATGGCGTTCATCTGCATGATGATGCCCGCGCCCACCGGACGCAGGACCTCGGCGCGCTCGAAGACGGTGGAGGCGATGCCCGCCTGGCGCAGGGCTCGGGCCAGGGTGAGCCCACCAATGCCGCCTCCCGCGATGAGCACGTGGCGGGAGGGGGGGCTCGTGGGCGACGGTGGGGCGGACATGTGGCGGCTCCGGGGGGTGCTCAGCCCGTGGTGCGCGGGAGGATCATGGCTTCCAGCCGATCCACGGCCTTCTCCAGCACGTCCTGGGAGGGACCGAAGGACAGGCGCACGTAGTTGCGGAAGCGCGAGGGGCGGGCGCGGCGCTTGCCGGGGTTCACGTCGAAGAACTCCCCCGGCACGGCGATGATCTTCTGCTCCAGCGCGGCGCGGAAGAAGCCCATGCCGTCATTGAGGGGCGCGGGCAGGCCGGACACGTTGCCCCAGATGTAGAAGGTGCCATCGGGCGGGCGATCCGTGCGGATGCCCAGGCGCTCCAGGCGCGAGTGGAAGCGGTCTCGCTTGTCGCGGAAGTGGCGGTGGATGGCGAGCGTCTCCTTCACCACGAGCTCCTCGTCGAGCAGGGGGATGGCGGCGCGCTGCAGGGGCCGGCTGCCTCCGCCGTCGAGGAAGCTGCCCGCGCTGGACACCGCCTCGATGACCTGGCGAGGCCCCACGGTCCACGTCATGCGCCAGCCCGGGTAGCGCCAGTTCTTGGTGAAGCCGTCGAAGAGCACGACGGGATCGCGGTTCACGTCCTCCACGTAGCGCGCGGCGCTCTCGATGGGGAGCTGACCCGGGCGGCCCGTCCAGACGTAGTGCGAGTAGAACTCGTCGATGAGCAGGGTGCACTCCAGCTCCCGGGCGACGTGCACCCAGCGCGCCAGCTCCTCGCCCTGCACGAGCTTGCCCGTGGGGTTGCAGGGGTTGGAGAAGAGCAGGGCGGACAGGCCCCGGCCCTGCACCTCGCGGCGCAAGTCCTCGTGGGTGAAGGCATAGCCGCGCTCGCCCTCCAGGAGGATGGGGATGGAGGTGAAGGCCTTGAAGACGTCCAGCAGCTCCTCGTAGGCGGTGTAGTCGGGCAGGAAGTGGCCGAGGTTGACGGAGCCGAGGCTCGCGGCGGCGCGGGTGAGCGCGGTGCGTCCTCCTCCGGAGAGCGCGACGTTCTCCGCGCTGTACTGGCTGGGCAGGCCGCGCCGGTAGAGGCGGTTGTAGAGCGAGGCGATCGTCTCGCGCACCTCCCAGAGTCCCGCCACCGGGGCGTACTCCAGGTCGTTCACGTCCACCGTGACCTGGCCCACGCGAGGAGGGGCTCCGGGCAGGTCATCCGTTTCGGGCTGTCCCTGGCCGAGGTTGCACCACTCGGGGTCGCCTCCCTTGTAGCCCCGGCGCATGGCCTCGGTGGTGACGTAGATGACGCCCGTGCGCGGCACGGTGCGAAACGCGGGAAACGAGTCTTCGCTCACCTGCCGCACGCTAGCGGAGGAGGGCACGCGCTTTCACCATGAATGATTCACGGCGCGAAGAGCCGCAGCAGGGTGTTCGTCTTGGGGTACGGCACGTGATTCATGTGGGGGAGGATGCGCATCAGCGCGAGCCCCTGGATGGTGGCCAACCACATCCACGCGAGCTCGGCCGCGGGCGTGCGCACCACCTGTCCCGCCTCCTGGCCCGCTTCGATGAGCGTCACGAGCTGCTGGAAGAACTGCGAGCTGTAGCGCTCCAGGGCCTGCCCGACGGGGCCGGGCACGCTCTCGCTCGCGTGCGCCTGCACGAGGATGAGCGGGAAGGACGGCTCGCGCTGGACGCCGTCCAACACCCGGGTGCACAGCCATTGCAACTGCTCCCACGGGGAGTCGGAGTGCTGGCGGGCCTCGGCGATGAGCTGGATGCCCTGTTGTACGGACTCCTCGACGAGCGCGGCGAACACGGACTCCTTGTCCGGGAAGTAGTGGTAGACGAGCCCGTAGCTGATGCCCGCCGCGGCGGCCAGGTCCGTCATCTTGCTCGCCGCGAGCCCCTTGCGCGCGAAGACCCGCCGGGCCGCCTCCAGCAGGGCACGCCGTCGCTCCTCCTTCAACCGCTGGTTCTGTGCTTCCGTGCGAGGCATGGGGGCCCGGGCAACCTATCATGGCTGTACCCGGAGGTGCCGGAACGGCATGCTCCCGCGCCATGCCTCACCCCGACCGCACGCTCTATCAATTCCCCATCTCCCACTTCTGCGAGAAGACCCGCTGGAACCTCGACGCCAAGGCCATCCCCTATGGTGTCCGCAATCTGCTGCCCGGTCCGCACGCTCGAGTGACGAAGCGCTTGATGGGGGGGCGTGGCCACTCCGTTCCCGTCCTGGTGGACCGGGGCACGCCCCTGGGTGACTCCACCGACATCGCCTTGCACCTGGAGCGAGCCTATCCGTCCGCGCCCCGGCTGATCCCCGTCGAGGGGCCCGAGCGCGAGCGCGTCCTGGAGCTGGAGGCCTACTACGACGAGACGGCCGGCGTGCACGTGCGGCGCTGGGTGTACGCGAAGCTGCTCGAGGAGGAGTCGGAGGTGAAGTCCGTGCTCTTCAGGGCCTTTCCGCTCCCGGTGCGCCTGATCGGACGCGCGATGTTTCCCCTCGTGAAGAAGAACATCCAGCACCACTACGTCCAGTCGCCCGAGAAGGTGGAGGCGTCGCGGGTGGCCCTGCTGGCGGGAATCGAGCGGCTGGAGCGGGAGATCCAGGGAGATCCCGCGCGCTACCTGGTGGGGGACCGTCTGTCGATCGCGGACATCACCGCGGCGGCGCTCTACTCTCCGTTGATGCGCCCCGAGGGCTCTCCGTATGCGCCCCGGCGAGGGGAGCGCATGCCGCGTCAACTCGAGGGGATGCGCGAGGAGCTTCTGACTCGTCCCGCGGGCCAGTGGTTCTTGCGGCGCTACCAGGAGGATCGTCAGCGCCTGGCCCGGGGCTTCCCCCCGGGCGCGGACATTCCCCGGACGTGACGGTCCCTGGGGGCGGATGGGAATTTCCCGCCGCCTTCGGGGTTGGCGGCCCGGGTTTTTTCATCAACCCCAACCCCACGAGATTCCATGAACCGCATGAAGTTCCTCCGTCACGCCTGGGCCCCGGGTACGCTCGGAGCCTGCCTCCTGCTGGGATGCGCGGCGAGCACCCGCTCCACCTCTCCGGCGGAGTCCCCCTCCGCTCCCCAGGCGGAAGCCAAGAGCCCGACCCTGTCGCTCGGCGTCGAGACGAAGCACTTCGACACCAGCGTGCGTCCCCAGGATGACTTCTTCCGCTACGTCAACGGCACGTGGTTGAAGACGACCAGGATTCCGGCGGACAAGGGCCGCTACGGCTCGTTCATCGAGCTGCGCGACAAGAGCGAGGAGGCGCTGCGCACCCTCATCGAGGAGTCCGCCGCCGTGCAGTCTCCGGCGTCCGGCTCCGACACCCAGAAGGTGGCGGACTTCTACAAGAGCTTCATGGACTCCGAGCGCATCCAGTCGCTCGGCATCGAGCCGCTGCGGGCGGATCTGCAGCGCATCGCCGCGCTCAAGGACAAGAAGGCGTTGCCGGAGCTGTTCGCCGCGCTCGGGCGCATGGGCGTGCAGACGCCGTTTGGCGGCTTCGTGGGCCAGGACGCCAAGAACGCCGAGCGCTACATCCTCTACGTCAACCAGAGCGGGCTGGGGCTGCCGGATCGCGACTACTACAGCAAGCCCGAGCCGCGCTTCGTCGAGACGCGCGCCGCGTACCTCACCTACATCGAGACGCTGATGCGTCTGGCGGGAGAGAAGGATCCCGCGGGTGCGGCGAAGACGATCCTCGCGCTGGAGACCGCGCTGGCGGAGAAGCACTGGGATCGCGTGCGCAACCGCGACCGCGAAGCCACGTACAACCTCAAGAGCGTGGCGGAGTTGGACTCGCTCACGCCGGGGTTCTCGTGGACGAGCTATCTCAAGGCCGCGGGGACCGAGAAGTCGCCCGCCGTCATCGTGCGCCAGCCGGACTACTTCCAGGCCATGGCGAAGATGCTCCAGGACACGCCCCTGCCCACGCTCAAGCAGTACCTCACCTTCAAGGTGGTGAGCGGGTTCGCGCCCATGCTCAGCACGCCCTTCGAGCAGGCCCACTTCGCCTTCTACGGCAAGACGCTCCAGGGTCTGGAGGAGGACCGGCCCCGGTGGAAGCGCGGCGTGGAATCCGTGGACCGCGCGCTGGGCGAGGTGCTCGGCCGGATCTACGTGGAGCGCTACTTCACGCCCGAGAGCAAGGCGCGCATGCAGAAGCTGGTGGACAACCTCCGCGTCTCCTTCAAGCAGGGGATTGATCAGCTCGACTGGATGAGCCCGGAGACCAAGGCCCAGGCCCAGCAGAAGCTGGCGAAGTTCAACGTGAAGATCGGCTACCCGGAGAAGTGGCGGGACTACTCCGCGCTCAGCGTCCGGGCGGATGACCTGGTGGGCAACGTGAAGCGCTCACAGGACGTCGAGTACAACCGCAACGTGGAGAAGCTCGGCAAGCCCATCGATCGGCTGGAGTGGGGCATGACGCCGCAGACGGTGAATGCCTACTACAACTCCTCGATGAACGAGATCGTCTTCCCGGCGGCCATCCTCCAGCCTCCGTTCTTCGATCCCCAGGCGGATGACGCCACCAACTACGGCGCCATCGGCGGCGTCATCGGGCATGAGATCAGCCACGGCTTCGACGATCAGGGCAGCCGCTCGGATGGCGACGGCAACCTGCGCGACTGGTGGACGGCGGAGGACAAGGCCGCCTTCCAGCAGCGCACCGGCCAGCTCTCCGACCAGTACTCCAGCTTCAGCCCCCTCCAGGGGATGAACGTCAATGGCAAGCTCACCCTGGGCGAGAACATCGGCGACCTGAGCGGCCTGACCGTGGCCTACAAAGCCTACAAGCTGTCGCTCGGAGGCCAGGAGGCTCCGGTCATCGAGGGCTTCACCGGCGACCAGCGCTTCTTCCTCGGCTGGGCCCAGGTGTGGCGCACGGCCAACCGCGAGGATGCGCTGCGTCAGCAACTCCTCACGGATCCGCACTCGCCGGGCGAGTACCGGGTCAATGGCGTGGTGCGCAACATGCCCGAGTTCTACTCCGCCTTCGGTGTGAAGGAGGGCGATGGCGCCTTCCTGCCGACCGACAAGCGCGTGAAGATCTGGTGATTCGCGCCTGAACGCGCGCGGGCCCGGGAGCGTCGGAAATACGCTCCCGGGCTGATAGGTTCGCGCGCCATGCGAACCCCTCTTGTTTCCGCTGTCGCGTGCGCCTTCTGGCTCACGCACTGCAGTCATGCTCCGGAGCCGCGGGAGGCGCCCGCCCCCAGCGCTCCGTCTCCCTCCGCCGCCACGCCCGTCAGCGCGCCCAGGGGCCTGAGCTATCCGGCCGCGCGCAAGGACGACGTGGTCGACGACTATCACGGCACGAAGGTGGCCGACCCCTACCGCTGGCTGGAGAACCCGGACTCGCCCGAGTCCCGTCAGTGGATCGAAGCGGAGAACCAGCTCACCTTCGGCTATCTGGAGAAGATTCCCCTGCGCTCGCGGCTCAAGCAGCGCATGACGGAGCTGTGGGACTACGAGCGCTTCTCCGTCCCCTGGAAGGAGGGCAGCCGCTACTTCTTCTTCCGCAACGACGGCCTGCAGAACCAGTCCGTGCTCTACACGGCGGACTCGCTCTCGGCCGAGCCCCGGGTGTTGTTGGATCCCAACACGCTGTCCGCGGATGGCACGGTGGCGCTCTCCGGGCAGGACATCACCGACGACGGCAACCTGCTGGCCTATGGCGTGGCCACCGCCGGCAGCGATTGGAAGGAATTGCGCGTGCGTGACGTGCGCACGGGCAAGGATCTGCCGGACATCATCAAGTGGGTGAAGTTCTCGGACGCCTCGTGGACCCGGGACGGCAAGGGCTTCTTCTACAGCCGCTATGACGAGCCCAAGGCGGGCGAGGCGCTCAGCGGCTCCAATTACTACCAGAAGCTCTACTTCCACCAGCTCGGCACGCCGCAGAGCCAGGACACGCTCGTCTACGAGCGCAAGGATCAAAAGGAGTGGGGCTTTGGGGGCCACGTCACCGACGACGGGCGCTACCTGCTCATCAACGTCTCACGGGGCACCGAGCAGAAGAACCTGGTGTTCTACAAGGACCTGAAGGACCCCAAGGCCAAGGTCGTGGAGCTGCTGCGCGACTGGGACGCGGACTACGACTACATCGCCAACGACGGCACGCTGTTCTGGTTCAAGACGGATCTGGACGCGCCCCGCGGCCGCGTGGTCGCCATCGATCTGCGCAAGCCGGAGCGCAAGGAGTGGAAGGAGATCATCCCCCAGGGCGAGGAGACGATCGCCTCGGTGGACATGGTCAACGAGCTCTTCCTGCTCAACGTGATGAAGGACGCGCACTCGGTGGTGCGGCGGGTGTCGCGTGACGGCAAGCCCCAGGGCGAGCTCGCGCTGCCGGGCCTGGGCAGCGTGTCGGGCCTCAACGGCAAGCGTCAGGACACGGAGACGTTCTACTCGTACTCCAGCTACACCTCGCCGCCCACCGTGTACCGCTACGACGTGAAGTCGGGTCAGAGCACGGTGTTCAAGGCGCCCCAGGTGAAGTTCGATCCGTCGCAATACGAGACGGAGCAGGTCTTCTTCCAGAGCAAGGACGGCACCCGCGTGCCCATCTTCCTCAGCCACAAGAAGGGGCTGAAGTGGGATGGGACCACGCCCACGCTGCTGTATGGCTATGGCGGCTTCAACGTCCCCCTGACGCCGGGCTTCAGCGTGGCCAACCTGGTGTGGATGGAGCAGGGTGGCCTCTACGCCGTGGTCAACCTGCGCGGCGGCGGCGAGTACGGCCGGGAGTGGCACGAGGCCGGCACGAAGCTGCGCAAGCAGAACGTCTTCGACGACTTCATCGGCGCGGCCGAGTACCTCATCGCCCAGAAGTACACCTCCACGCCTCGGCTGGCGATCTCCGGTCGCTCCAACGGCGGGTTGCTCGTTGGCGCGGCGGTGACGCAGCGGCCGGACCTCTTCGGCGTGGCGCTGCCCGGCGTGGGCGTGCTCGACATGCTGCGCTTCCACAAGTTCACCATCGGCTGGGCGTGGACGAGCGACTACGGCTCCGCGGAGAACCCGGAGGAGTTCAAGGCGCTCCACGCCTATTCGCCGCTGCACCAGGTGAAGCCCGGCACGCAGTACCCCGCCATGCTCGTGCACACCGCGGACCATGACGACCGCGTGGTGCCCGGCCACAGCTTCAAGTTCACGGCGGCCGCCCAGGCGGCGCAGGCCGGTGAGGCCCCGGTGCTCATCCGCATCGAGACCAAGGCTGGCCACGGCGCGGGCAAGCCCACGAGCAAGATCATCGAGGAGTACAGCGACCTCTGGGCCTTCTCGTTGGACCAGATGGGCGTGGGCCGCACCCAGTCCGTCGCGGGCACGCAGTCACCCTGAGGCTGGAGAGGTGAGGGGGTGGGCAGGCGGGTTCATTCCCGCGTGCCCGCTTTTCAGCTCTCGAGCGAGGCGCGCAGGAACCACGCGTGCTTCTCGAACTCGGTGATGATGCCGGTGAACAGGTCCACGGTGTCCGTGTCCTGGTGCTGCTCGGCCGCCTTGCGGCTGTCGCGCAAGCCGACGAGGTAGCCTTCGATCCGCTCGGCCAGGAGCTTCACGTGCTCCAGGTCCTTCGTCGTCTCCTGCGGGTAGTCCGCCAGCCGGCTCGTCTTGGCCACGTAGCGGCTGGTGCCGTAGGCCTTGCCGCCCAGTGTCACGGCGCGCTCGGCCACCGAGTCGTTGTGGTTGGCCAGGCTCACCGCGAACGTCTCGAAGAGCGGATGGAGCGCCGCGAACTGCGGGCCCTTGATGTTCCAGTGCGCGACCTTGATCTGGCTGTGCAGATCCAGGCCGTCGGCCAGACGCGCGTTGAGCTGCTCGACGAGGGCGGCGCGGGACTGCTCGGGAAGGGGGCTCGGGCTGCGGTACATGTGGATGTCCTTTCTGAAGAGTGTGGATTGGATGCACGAGGGCGCAAAAGGAAGCGCCCCCCGGTGGTGATACCGGAGGGCGCTTCTGGGAAGCCCGCGCGATGGGGAACTGACGGCTTTACGACTCGAGACCGACCGCCGCCGCGTGGATGACCGAGGCGATGCGGATGGCATCGTTCACCTGATCCTCGGAGATGCCACCGTCGATGACGACCTTCTCGTGCGACTGCACGCACATCTCGCAGCCGTTGATGGCGCTCACCGCGAGGCAGACGAGCTCGAAGTCCACCTTGTTGGTGAGCACCTGCCCCAGACGATTCATCCGCAGACCGGGCCGCTTGGTGGAGTAGGACTCCTTGCCCACCATGTGACGGAACCGGTAGTAGATGTTGTTCATCCCCATCAGCGAGGCCGCCGCGCGGGAGTCCTCGATGACGGGCTCGGCCTGCTCGCCGAGGGCCTGGCGGGCCTCGTGGAGAATGGCCTTCTTGAGCAGCTCGTTGCGCGAGGCGTAGGCACACGCCACGGCCACGCCCCAGCGCTGAGTGGGGGTGAGGCTGTTGTTCTCCAGCACGGACTGGAGGTTGAGGCGGGTGTCCTTGTGGGCATCCGCCAGCTCACCGCGAACGACTTCGAGCGACGCCATGACGCCTTACCCCGCCTTCGCCAGCTTGGTGGTGAGCGTCTCCTCGCCCTTCTGCCAGTTGCAGGGGCACAGCTCGTCCGTCTGGAACGCGTCCAGCGTGCGGAGCACCTCGCTCACGTTACGGCCCACCGACAGGTCGTTCACCGACACGTGCCGGATGATGCCCTCGGGGTCCGCGATGAAGGTGGCGCGCAGGGCCACGCCCTCGTCCTTGTGCAGCACGCCCAGCGCCGCGCTCAGCTCGCGCTTGATGTCCGCCAGCATCGGGAAGGGCAGGGCCTTGAGGTCCGGGTGGTGCGTGCGCCACGCGTGGTGCACGTACTCGCTGTCCGTGCTCACGCCGAGGATCTGCGCGTTGCGATCCTGGAAGTCCTTCTCGCGCTTGCCGAACTCCGCGATCTCCGTGGGGCAGATGAAGGTGAAGTCCTTGGGCCAGAAGAAGAGCACCGTCCACTTGCCCTTGTAGGAGCTCTGGTTGATGTCCTTGAACTCCTTGCCCTTCTCGAGGCTCACCACGCCCTTGAGGTTGAACGCGGGAATCTTGTCGCCAACGGTCAGCATGTTCTTCGACTCCTTGGATGGGGGCCTGCTTGCTTCCAGGCCCGGGTGGTGAAGTTCGTGTACTCTCAAAGCAGCCGCCGTGCCAGAACACGTCCTTCGTGATTCCAGGGGGTTGCTGCTCCCCCGTGTTCCAGTCGGTGCCGCCGGGACGGTGCATACCGAAATAACGGTGTCCGGCGCCACTGACATTTCGGTGCCGCCCCGGTTATCTACGTAGACGTATGGCGGATGACATCGTTGCGGTGGCACGTGCGGAATGGCGCGGGGAAGCCCGGGACCTGGTCGAGCTGGCGACCTCGGAGCGGCCGGTGGCGGAGCTGCTGCGCCGGGGGCTGGAGTGGCTCACCCGGGTGGTGCGCTTCGATCTCGCCACGCTCTTCTTGCTGCGAGAAGGAAAGCTGGTGGCGGTGGTGGCCCGGGGGCCCCTGGCGAGCGAGCGGGTGCGCCGGCACGAGCTGCGGCTGGCGGACTTCCCCTCGCTGCGCCAGGCGCTGGAGACGCGGCGGGCGCGGGCCTTCACGGACGAGGACCACTCGCATGGAGATGGGGACCCGTTCGACGGGGTGTTGGACCTGCCGCCCGGGCACTCGTGCATGGTGGTGCCCCTGTGCGCGGCGGAGCGCTGCTACGGGCTGCTGACGTTGGATAGAACCGAGTGCGAGACGTATCCGCAGTCGGTGGTGGATCTGGTGGAGGTGTACGGGCAGATGCTGGCCACGTCGCTGCAGGAGGTCGAGCAGAAGAGCTCGCTCGAGCGGCTGCACCAGCGCGAGCACGAGCACGCGCGGCTCTTGGAGTCCCAGTTGGGCGGGGACGAGGTGGGGGTGTTGGAGACGTCGCGCAGCCCGGTGGTGCGCGAGCTGGCGATGCGGGCGCGGCAGGTGGCGGAGACGGACACGCCGGTGCTGTTGCTGGGCGAGACGGGCACGGGCAAGGAGCGGCTGGCGCGGGCGGTGCACCGCTGGAGCACCCGGGCGGAGGGGCCCTTCGTGACGCTCAACTGCGCGGCCATTCCCGAGGGGCTGCTGGAGAGCGAGCTGTTCGGCCACGTGAAGGGCGCGTTCACCGGGGCCACGAAGGACCGGGCCGGGCGCTTCCAGATGGCGCACGGGGGCACGCTCTTCCTCGACGAGGTGGGGGAGATGCCGGTGGAGCTGCAGGCCAAGCTCTTGCGCGCCCTGCAGGAGAAGACCTTCGAGCCGGTGGGCAGTGACAGGACGGTGCGCGCGGACGTGCGCATCCTCGCCGCCACGCACGTGGACCTGCGCCAGGCCCTCTCCCAGCGGCGCTTCCGCGAGGACCTCTATTACCGGCTGAGCGTCTTTCCCCTGCGGCTGCCGCCGTTGCGCGAGCGGTTGGAGGACCTGCCGCTCCTGTGTGCCTTCCTCCTGGAGGAGCAGGCCCGGAGGACGGCGCGGCGGGGGATGAAGGTGGCGCCGGAGGGGCTCGCGCGCCTGGCGGCCTACGACTGGCCGGGCAACATCCGCGAGCTGGCCAACGCCCTGGAGCGTGCCACCATCCTCTCGCGCAAGCGGGAGCTGGGCGCCGAGTCCTTCGACGTGCCCGCGCGGGCGCCCGAGCCGAAGCGTCCGTCCGAGCCCGCCCCCGCCCCCGTGCCCGTCTCGCAACACGTGGAGGAGGGCTCCGTGGCGACGCTGGAGGAGGTGCAGCGCCAGCACATCCTGCGTGTGCTCGCCCGTACGCAGGGCCGGCTCTACGGCCCCGGGGGTGCCGCGGCGCTGTTGGGTCTCAAACCCTCCACGCTGCAAAGTCGCATGAAGAAGCTGGGCATCACGCGCCTGGAGCAATACGTCGCCACTCCGTCGTCCCCTCCCGGGAAATAGCGCGGGAGGCGGGCCGTTGGCCCCGTACGCCGCTGTCCTGGAGGAATGAGGAACCATGAGCGATCCGATGCCGCCGCCCTCGTCGTTCGGCCCGCCCCCGGGCGCCTCGAAGCCCCCGCCCTCGCGCGCGCCGCTGATCGTGGTGCTCCTGGGCGTCGTGGTGGCGCTCGCCATCGTGGGCTACTCCTGGTGGAAGGGCCGCCAGGCGCCGGTCGCCGAGCCCACGCCCGAGCCCTCTCCCCCCGTGGCCACGGCGCCGGATGCCTCCATTGATGACGTGCCCCCGCCGCTGCCTCCCCTGGCGGAGAGCGATGCCCGCGTGCGCGAGCTGGTGGGCCTGCTGTCCCCCCTGCCCGAGCTGCAGAAGTGGCTGTCCTCCACCGAGGACCTGGTGCGCCGCTTCTCCTCGGCCGTGTCCAACATCGCCGAGGGCCAGAGCCCCCGCTCCGCGCTGTCCTTCATGGCCCCCGTGGGGGACTTCCAGGTGATCCAGCGCGAGCGCCGCCTCTTCATCGCTCCCGAGAGCTTCGCCCGCTACGACGGCGTGACGCGCGTGTTCACGTCGCTCGACACGTCCACCAGCGCCATCACGTACAAGGCGCTCCGGCCCCTCATCCAGGGGTCCTATCTGGAGATCAGCCGCCCCGGACAGCGCTTCGAGCAGACGCTCGCCAACGCCATCCAGCGGATGCTGGACACCCCCGTGCCCGAGGGCGACGTGGAGGTGGTGGACGCGCCGGGCGGGGTGAACTTCAACTACGCCTCCGAGCAGCTCGAGGGGCTCAGCGCCGCGCAGAAGCACCTGGTTCGCATGGGGCCCACCAACGCCCGGGCCATCCAGACCAAGCTGCGCGAGCTGCGGGACGCGCTCGCCCTGCCGCCGCCCTCCGCCTCGCCGTGAGGGGGGACGCGCCGGGCAGCCGGCGCGCTCAGATGCCTCCGGGGGCCAGCACGACGATGCTGAAGGCCACCAGCGGCTTGTCCCCCTTGTTGCGGTAGGTGTGCTTCTGGTCCCCCCGGAAGACGAGCACGTCGCGCGCCTCGAGCGTCCACACGGAGCCGACGGTCACCAGCTCCAGGGTGCCGCTCTCGCAGGTGAGGTATTCCCGCGTGCCGGGCGTGTGCGGAACGCCCACGAGCACGCCGTCGCCGGGAAAGTCCATCCGCTCGATGATGAGGCCCGGCAGGCTGTCCGGCAGCACCCGTTCGATCCGCACGTTGCCCTTGGTGCGCGAGGAGAGGCTCGCCCGCTTGACGAGCCGGGCCTCCTGCCGGGGGGCGCCGAGCAGCTCCTCCACCGTGGTCTGCAACGACGACGCGACGCGCAACAGGACCGACAGGGTCGGATTTCCACTGCCCGACTCCAGGTGGGTCCACGTCGCGCGCGGCACGCCCGCCAGCCTGGCGATCTGCTGCTGGCTCAGGCCGCGTGCGTCGCGCAGCGCGCGCAGGTTGCGCGCCAGGTTCTCGGAGGTGCGCTCCATGGCCATGGCTGCCTCTCCCGTCCGGCTCTCCCGTGACATCCCCGTGGCCCCTTCCCCGTCCGTCCGCGCCATCTCATTGGCGACCGGACAATTTATTGACCAGGCCGCTGACATACGGACCGCATGCCGGTAGAGCAAGGGCAGCTTCAGCGTACCCACGACGAAAGGACGTTCCCATGCCGTTCACGTTGCCCGAACTGCCCTACAACAAGGATGCACTCGCCCCCCACATCAGCGCGGAGACGCTCGAGTACCACCACGGCAAGCACCATGCCGCGTACGTGACGAACCTGAACAAGCTGCTGGAGGGCAAGCCCGAGGCCAACCAGTCGCTCGAGCAGGTCATCCTCAGCAGCGACGGGGGCGTCTTCAACAACGCCGCCCAGGTGTGGAACCACACCTTCTACTGGAACTGCATGAAGCCCAACGGCGGCGGCAAGCCGACGGGTGACCTCGCGGACGCCATCAACCGCGACTTCGGCTCGTATGAGAACTTCCGCGAGCAGTTCTCCAACGCCGCCGCCACGCAGTTCGGCTCGGGCTGGGCCTGGCTGGTGCTCGACAAGGACAAGCTGGCCATCACCAAGACGGGCAACGCGGACCTGCCGATGAAGCACGGCCAGAAGGCGCTGCTGACCATCGACGTGTGGGAGCACGCCTACTACATCGACTTCCGCAACGCGCGCCCGAAGTACATCTCCACGTTCCTCGACAGCCTCGTCAACTGGGACTTCGTCACCCAGAACCTCAAGACGCGCTGAGCGAGGCGCTCGCGGTGTCAGGCGCCCGGCGCGTGGGTGGC
Above is a window of Cystobacter fuscus DNA encoding:
- a CDS encoding sigma 54-interacting transcriptional regulator gives rise to the protein MADDIVAVARAEWRGEARDLVELATSERPVAELLRRGLEWLTRVVRFDLATLFLLREGKLVAVVARGPLASERVRRHELRLADFPSLRQALETRRARAFTDEDHSHGDGDPFDGVLDLPPGHSCMVVPLCAAERCYGLLTLDRTECETYPQSVVDLVEVYGQMLATSLQEVEQKSSLERLHQREHEHARLLESQLGGDEVGVLETSRSPVVRELAMRARQVAETDTPVLLLGETGTGKERLARAVHRWSTRAEGPFVTLNCAAIPEGLLESELFGHVKGAFTGATKDRAGRFQMAHGGTLFLDEVGEMPVELQAKLLRALQEKTFEPVGSDRTVRADVRILAATHVDLRQALSQRRFREDLYYRLSVFPLRLPPLRERLEDLPLLCAFLLEEQARRTARRGMKVAPEGLARLAAYDWPGNIRELANALERATILSRKRELGAESFDVPARAPEPKRPSEPAPAPVPVSQHVEEGSVATLEEVQRQHILRVLARTQGRLYGPGGAAALLGLKPSTLQSRMKKLGITRLEQYVATPSSPPGK
- a CDS encoding DUF3014 domain-containing protein produces the protein MSDPMPPPSSFGPPPGASKPPPSRAPLIVVLLGVVVALAIVGYSWWKGRQAPVAEPTPEPSPPVATAPDASIDDVPPPLPPLAESDARVRELVGLLSPLPELQKWLSSTEDLVRRFSSAVSNIAEGQSPRSALSFMAPVGDFQVIQRERRLFIAPESFARYDGVTRVFTSLDTSTSAITYKALRPLIQGSYLEISRPGQRFEQTLANAIQRMLDTPVPEGDVEVVDAPGGVNFNYASEQLEGLSAAQKHLVRMGPTNARAIQTKLRELRDALALPPPSASP
- a CDS encoding helix-turn-helix domain-containing protein, with translation MAMERTSENLARNLRALRDARGLSQQQIARLAGVPRATWTHLESGSGNPTLSVLLRVASSLQTTVEELLGAPRQEARLVKRASLSSRTKGNVRIERVLPDSLPGLIIERMDFPGDGVLVGVPHTPGTREYLTCESGTLELVTVGSVWTLEARDVLVFRGDQKHTYRNKGDKPLVAFSIVVLAPGGI
- a CDS encoding superoxide dismutase: MPFTLPELPYNKDALAPHISAETLEYHHGKHHAAYVTNLNKLLEGKPEANQSLEQVILSSDGGVFNNAAQVWNHTFYWNCMKPNGGGKPTGDLADAINRDFGSYENFREQFSNAAATQFGSGWAWLVLDKDKLAITKTGNADLPMKHGQKALLTIDVWEHAYYIDFRNARPKYISTFLDSLVNWDFVTQNLKTR